The Candidatus Koribacter versatilis Ellin345 genome has a segment encoding these proteins:
- a CDS encoding REP-associated tyrosine transposase, whose product MARPSRNADANAILSGARTFFVTTKTASGKRLLQSERNASLLIEVLRHYAREQKFEIHDFVVMPDHVHLLLTVDGETSIEKAVQFIKGGFSYRIKKDFGYPGDVWQKGFSEVRVEDRESYLRHREYIAKNPVNDGLVREGEEFAYCFTFLARQKAAGAKAPENIGAAVRQR is encoded by the coding sequence ATGGCCAGGCCGTCTAGAAATGCGGATGCGAATGCGATTTTGAGTGGAGCGCGAACGTTTTTTGTGACTACGAAAACGGCGAGCGGGAAACGACTGCTGCAATCAGAGAGGAATGCAAGTTTGTTGATTGAGGTACTGCGGCACTACGCGCGAGAGCAGAAGTTCGAGATCCACGACTTCGTTGTGATGCCTGATCATGTGCACCTTCTGCTGACGGTCGATGGTGAGACTTCGATCGAGAAGGCGGTGCAATTTATCAAGGGCGGATTTTCGTATCGGATCAAAAAGGATTTCGGGTATCCCGGAGATGTTTGGCAGAAGGGATTTTCAGAGGTTCGGGTGGAGGACAGGGAGAGTTATTTGCGGCATCGGGAGTATATTGCGAAAAATCCCGTGAATGATGGGTTGGTTCGCGAGGGAGAGGAGTTTGCGTATTGTTTTACATTTTTGGCGAGGCAGAAGGCGGCAGGGGCTAAAGCCCCCGAAAATATTGGGGCGGCAGTTCGGCAGCGCTGA
- a CDS encoding D-alanine--D-alanine ligase family protein has protein sequence MKITVLYEAPEEEQVEVQEEPAPRKRKGQKKRKKKVEKEDREEIFAALEKLGHEPSYHILDGHQQSLFALAKSGTDLIFNLTESYDGDDTKEMHVTAFLDLVNIPYTGTGPHGHMLAQDKSLAKKMFAFHGIQSPYFATAYRGIVDHAHDVSFPLIVKPTSEDGSIGIDAAAVVSSVKELMERVAYIQAEFDSPALIEEYIEGREIYSAILGSYETANALPLVELDLSKLPKGMPKIASQDVKFEKDTEAYKKTKSAVAEDLDEETETKLTATAIKAYRAVKLRDYGRIDMRLSTKGEVYVIEANPNPWLSSGQEFAMAAKKSGLSYTQMIGEIVDHAIARSGK, from the coding sequence ATGAAGATCACGGTTCTGTACGAGGCGCCTGAAGAAGAGCAGGTAGAAGTGCAGGAAGAGCCTGCGCCGCGCAAGCGTAAGGGACAGAAGAAGCGCAAGAAGAAGGTGGAGAAGGAAGATCGCGAAGAAATTTTCGCGGCCCTGGAAAAGCTCGGCCACGAGCCGTCGTACCACATTCTCGACGGCCACCAGCAGTCCTTATTCGCTCTCGCCAAGTCCGGCACCGACCTCATCTTCAACCTCACCGAGTCCTATGACGGCGACGACACCAAGGAGATGCACGTCACCGCCTTCCTCGACCTCGTCAATATCCCTTACACCGGCACCGGACCGCACGGCCACATGCTGGCGCAGGACAAATCGCTGGCGAAAAAGATGTTCGCATTCCACGGCATCCAGTCACCCTATTTCGCCACCGCCTACCGCGGCATCGTTGACCACGCCCACGACGTCTCCTTCCCGTTAATCGTGAAGCCGACCTCGGAAGACGGATCGATCGGCATCGATGCCGCCGCCGTCGTCAGCAGTGTGAAGGAGCTGATGGAGCGCGTCGCCTACATCCAGGCCGAGTTCGATTCCCCGGCCCTCATCGAGGAGTACATCGAAGGCCGCGAGATCTATTCCGCCATCCTCGGCAGTTACGAGACGGCCAATGCGCTCCCGCTGGTCGAGCTCGATCTTTCCAAGCTTCCCAAAGGCATGCCCAAAATCGCCAGCCAGGACGTAAAGTTCGAGAAGGACACGGAAGCCTACAAGAAAACCAAATCGGCAGTCGCCGAGGACCTCGACGAAGAAACCGAAACCAAGCTAACCGCGACCGCGATCAAAGCCTACCGCGCCGTGAAGCTCCGCGACTACGGACGCATCGACATGCGCCTATCGACCAAGGGCGAGGTCTACGTGATCGAAGCAAACCCCAACCCATGGCTCTCCAGCGGACAGGAATTCGCCATGGCCGCCAAAAAATCCGGCCTCTCATACACGCAAATGATCGGCGAAATCGTAGACCACGCCATAGCCCGCTCCGGCAAATAA